The Rosa chinensis cultivar Old Blush chromosome 7, RchiOBHm-V2, whole genome shotgun sequence DNA segment TTTTCATTCCTGCAGGTTGTCCTCATCAGGTGAGGAACTTGAAGTCTTGTTTCAAAGTTGCACTGGAGTTTGTTTCCCCTGAGAATGTGGGTGAGTGCTTTCGTTTGACGGAAGAGTTTCGCACACTTCCGACAAACCACAGAGCCAGTGAGGACAAGCTGGAGGTGAAGAAAATGATTGTGCATGCTGTTTGTGAAGCTATTAAGGAGATTTCTGGTGAGAATGTGATGGTAAAGAGGGCAAGGGATGTGAAGGCAAAGAGGGCAAGGGCTCCCTTGGACGTGTCGACAATTTGCCATCAATGTCAGAGAAATGTTAAGGGAAGAGTGGTGTGGTGCACAAGGTGTGTGAGGAAGAGGTATTGTATTCCTTGCATACAGAGATGGTATCCCAACACATCAGAGGAAGCCATTGCTAAGGCTTGTCCTGTGTGCCGTGGCAACTGCAACTGCACAGCCTGCCTTCGATTGGATGTGCCTGTCAGGCGTTTGCAGAATCTAGACCCGAAAATCGACAAGGGTACCAAGCTGGAGCACTGTAAGTACTTGGTTCATCAGCTGCTTCCCTATTTGAAGAGgattagggatgagcaggtgaTTGAGATGCTGATCGAGGCTAAGAGGCAGGGATTACGTGATGTTTCGGAGCTCAAGGTGGAGAAGGCTAATTGCGGTGAAGATGAGCGTATGTACTGCAACAACTGCAGCACTTCTATTTTTGATTTTCATAGGAGTTGTCCTGAGTGTGAGTATGATCTGTGCCTCAGTTGCTGCCGGGAGATTCGAGATGGCAGGTGGAAGAAGAGAGGGATGGAGGAGAATGCTCAAGTGTCCACATTTGAGTGGAGAGCAAGTGAAGATGGAAGCATTCTCTGGACACATATGAAATGCTGTGGTAAGCATAAATTAGAATTGAAATGCAAATTTTCTCAGAATCATGTCATAGAATTGGTAGAGAAAGCAGGAAAAATAGATGAAAGTTACAGTCATTTGCGTGCTAGTAGTGAAACACCTGCACACAAGTGTTCATGTGTTAAACCTGTGGATGATGCCGTTAGCTCAAGTAGCAGCTGCTCTATGTTAAGGAAAGCAGCTTCTAGAGATGGTTCTGATGATAACTACTTGTTCTGTCCAAGGGTTGGACAAATCCAAGATAAGGATTTTGGGCATTTTCAGTGGCATTGGATGAGGGGTGAGCCTGTGATCGTTAGCAATGCACTTGAAAATGGATCAGGTTTAAGCTGGGAACCATCTGTCATGTGGCGGGCATTTAGAAAGATAAAGAAGATCAAGCATGATAGTGAATTGACAGTCCACGCCATTGATTGCTGGGATTGGTGTTTTATAGAAATCAACATCCTCCATTTCTTTAGTGGATATTCCAACGGACGGCGTTATAAGACAGGATGGCCTCAGAATCTCAAGCTCAATGACTTCCCATCATCTACTGAGTTTCACAATCGGCTTCCCCGGCATGTTAAGgaatttttatgttgtctgCCTTTCAAGGAGTATACTCACCCCAACAAGGGAACTCTGAACCTTGCTATCTACTTGCCACCTACCTCAGTAAAGCCGGACATGGGTCCAAAAACATATATTGCCTATGGTTTTGCACAGGAGCTTGGACGGGGAGATTCTGTAACCAAGCTTCACTGCAATATGTCTGATGCGGTTAATATTCTGACGCATACAGCTGAAGTGCCCCTTACAACTGAACAACTGGCAACTATAGAGAAGTTGAAGAAAAAGCACAGGGAGCAAGACGAAAGAGAGATATTTGGGAATTGTCACACAAGTGCTGGAAATGGAAGTGGGCCGCAGCAAGAATCCGCTGAAGTATGTGAGGATGGAGGTGCCTTATGGGACATTTTCCGGATTCAGGATGTTCCGCTGCTGGAGAAATACATCCACAAGCACGTCAATGAATTTATGCATGTGCTCTGTAATCCTTTGCAGCGTGTTactcatgctatacatgatcaGACTGTTTATCTCACTGTAGAGCACAAGAGGAAGCTCAAGGAGGAATTCGGTATCGAGCCGTGGACATTTGTCCAAAAACTTGGAGATGCTGTTTTTATTCCTGCAGGTTGTCCTCATCAGGTGAGGAACTTGAAGTCTTGTATCAAAGTTGCACTGGAGTTTGTTTCCCCTGAGAATGTGGGTGAGTGCTTTCGTTTGACGGAAGAGTTTCGCACACTTCCGACAAACCACAGAGCCAGTGAGGACAGGCTGGAGGTGAAGAAAATGATTGTGCATGCTATTTGTGAAGCTGTGAAGGAGATTTCTGCTGAGAATGTGATGACTGAGGTTGTGAAGCCTAGGGGAGGCGCAAGGGAATTAAGTCAAGGTGTAAGGTCCAAGTCTTACAAAATGTAATGGTATGCAGCATGGGAATTATTAGGGATGTGATTGTTGGATCGTCTAATTGTTCTCCTGTCGGATCGTGAGCTGCAAAAGCAGGGCCTTAAGaccatgaagaagatgaagaagtcaGTTTCGGACTTTGCTGGTATCATGAGGATTGTTGATATTGATAGGCTTGCAGTCATGAGGTTTAAGGGAGATATCAAGCTCTGGTTTCGGTACCTTGAGTTCTGTCGACAGCGAAGGAATGGTAGAATGAAGAAGGTAATACTCACACCCCTAGAATGGTTCCTGTTTCTTATTTATGGTGTTCATTTAATTCTAGACTTCATTACTGCATTGTAAGAATAACTGAAGTGCATTTGGTGCTAATTGcactctcctattacaatctatgatcatttacatataattgTGTGTTtcagatatatatttttttacctGTTGCATTAAAGTCTGAAATTGCTGAAAGAGGAATGTCTTTCTGCAGATCCTGGCTGATGCAATCAAATTTCACCCAAAGGTCCCTGGTATCTGGATCTATGCTGCAGCTTGGGATTTTGACCATAATTTGAATGTTGAGCTGCCCATGCTATCATGCAAAATGGGTTAAGAGTTTGCGCAACTTCAGAAGACCTCTGGATAGAGTATCTTCGCATGGAACTCACATTCCTCAATAAATTAAAGGCTCGGAAGGTTGCTCTTGGAGAGGATGAGGGCACTTTTGCCCGTGATCAGATAAGTTTGGATAAGAAACAGTGGAGAGATGAGAACAAAGACTTACTCATGTCCCTTAATGACGAAGGAGAAAATAATGAAAGGTCAGATGATGAAAATGAAAAGTCAATAAAGAAAATTAGTAAGTTTCAAGAGCAAGGTTTTAGCATACTAAGAGCCATATATGCTGGAGCAGTAGAATCTCTTCCCTCTAGTTTTAGTCTGAGAAAACCTTTTTTGGAGATCCTGGAAGCAACTGACTTGTTTAATTCATATGCAATACGTAAGGAAATACTAAGTGATATGAAGAGAGCCTTCTCAAGTCTCAACAGAAACCAGAGTATTGGGATTGGCTTGCAAGACTTGAATATAATCCTGCAAGTAGGGAAGATATTGGTGAAGATGTCACACTTTCTCAGATAGAAAAAGCAGTTCAGGTATAGATGCATTTAAACTGCTTACATCCTAAACTAGCAACTTCATTTATGTGGTGTTCATTTGACTAATAGTTCAGTATCTATGCTGACATGTATCTAACATAAACTCATGCATTTTCTGATTGTATTTGACTTATATGCCTGTAATTGTTTCATGAAATCCTTGCATTAGGTTTACGAGGAGGCTATAGAAATTTTGCCTACGGCCATAATGCTCCACCAGTATGGGAAATTTTTGAATGGTGTTGTCACTCTtctaaaactagaaaacaagCCTTCTGGGTTAGCTAGTCCATCTGCTGGTTATATTCCTCTTCTTTTGAGGGCTTACGAAAAGGTTAAAACAATGGGGGGTATATTGATGTGGTTCTTGCTTGTCAGCATATTTCATTTCTTCTGCAACTTGGAAGACTGGAGGAAGCCCAGAAACTGGCAGAAAATCTTTGTTTGTGGAATATTTTCAAATTCAATGAAGTTATGGCTATTAAGAGTCTCTGTAGGTGTTAGACACTTTACAAGGGATTCCATTTCACCGAGTAAAGCTGACCTACTGTCCATCTTTGAACTTCTTAAAGATGTTTTGGCAAGAGTGTCCATTTCAGAAGCTGAGAACCTGTGGTTAATGGTATGGTGTCTATACCTTTCAACTTTTCCCTCTCCTGTACTCTGATTATGACTATTTTGTGGAGGACAATTTTaacattttcttttaatatTACAGGCCCTTAAATTCTTTGCAAATCAAAAACATTACTTTGACAAGTTAGTTGAGATTTCTGTTAGATCATTGACAAAAAATGGCGGCAATGAACAAGGATTTTCCCTCTCTGCTGCTATTATGCATTTTGTTCTTCAAAAGGATGGAGTACTACATGCTAGAGAGATATATAAACGGTAGGTCATTTCATAATGAGCTAGATACTCTTAACCCCAGGGGATACATAAGAATTAAGAAGGTTAAAATTATAGTTCAACCAGAATTGTTTGGTGTATGGTTTTTGATTATTAGCTTATGCAGTTGTCACTGAGAAGTTTCTGAGCTTGTGTCATGTTTCAATTGCAGCTTCATCCCTTTACCACACCCTGGACCTGCACTATATAGAGCCTGCATTGAATTGGAATCAAACCTTGCATCCATTAGTGACAAAGATAGCCTCATCAATGCCAGGAAATTATATGAATCTGCACTTAAAACTTATGACCAAGATTTGAGCTTATGGCGAGATTACTATTTGATGGAGACGAAGGTAAGCTTTAGCAGTTTACAAACATCTACTATAAAGAGAACTGCAATTTCCATTTTCAATAAAtttgtttcttaaaaaaaaagaaaaaaatctgtCTTTTCTATTGTCAGTTGCCTGGTAGTTATCATTGATTAAGCAGATGAATTGTGGATAAAACTTGTGCTACTTTCATTCTGTGGCACGCACACAAGATTCTAAAAGACACGACTGCACTTGTTACACCAGATTTGTAATCGTTGTTATGTGAAATGATTTCAGTTTTGACCTCATGTTTAAGATATTCACCTCTTTGAATGTGGTTGAATTTCAGTTGGATCCTAATATTAATGGAATCAGGTAGTAGTTATAAGTtttgttctcttttcttttggtctTGATGTTCTTTTATGAATAAAACATATTGGTGCTCGAGGGGCTGGAGATGCTTGAAATACTAATGCCAGGGTTTGCTGAAATCCATATCCACCATGAGCTTCTTGATACCTTTCTCCCGTTCTAACTTGAGACCATGGAAGTAGCTAGCACATTTTCAGCCTTTACCTGGTTTAGCAACCAAACCAATAATCCAACTGCCAATATAACCCTGGATTAAACAACTGGCGACTATTGCCTTCCCTTGCataatagtttttttatttttttaaatcccTTAGCCCACTTTACATATGTTAGTGAGAATCGAACCTATGACCTTTATAATGTTagaattttaagtttttaacttaCCAACACATGCCACAGCTcaccgacaaaaaaaaaaaaaaaatccttcggCCAAGTGCCAACCCACCCTTATATATGACAATGAGAATTGAActcatgacctttacaatgttggaattttAACTTACCAACACGCCACAGCACActgacaaaaaaaacaaaaaaaatacttaggCCAACCCACCCTTATATATGACAGTGAGAATCGAGCTCATTGGTACTGCAATGTAATCGGATTCCTTATTGGCGTTGGTTATTGACATGGCCCAATTTCAACATGATGCGACTCATTGGCGGCCTTAATCACCAGAGtcatgttttttattattattattattattattattattattatttggtATTTTTTAATGATAGATTAGTAAATATAGTACCAATATATCCTAGGCCTGGGAATTCAAAGCCGAGAAACCGATATCGATCCCCTTCGATCCGAACCGAAACCGATCGGCTCGGTATGAAAAGACAGCTCTTCGGCATCTCGACCCGAACCGTACCGAAAACTATGTAAACGGGTCGGCACCGGTATGGGTCAAATACATACCGAATTGTCCGACCCGAGCCGAAACCAAATCATGACCTCTGGAGCTCCGTTGCCCGTGGAGGTTATGTCTTGGATTGAGTCGCTAGGATTCGTGGTGAGCCATGGGTACGAGTTGACGGAGACGGTGGGGGTGGTGGTGTCGTGCGCGTGGAAGCCCGGGTGGAATAAGTTGCCGGCAACAGAAAGGGCAAGGTTGAAGTCGAGGCAGGGAGTGGTGGATCTGGATACGGGTAAGCAGGAAAGAGACAATGCTATGTTAAgagagggaagagaaagaacacAGGGCCAAAGCCAAAGATGGGCATATGAGAAAGAGTGGGCCCCGCTTCCTTGACCTTGATCAGAGGGGGAGGTGGTTTTTAGAGGGGGGTCTGTGATGTTGGGTTATCTGAAAAAGTGAAAGACCCAAAAGGCACAGCCAGTTGCATGAAAGACAGTTGGTTTTCCATCGGCAAACTGTTGAAACCGATTGATACGGAAACTATACCGAACCGATCTGTTTTGGGACCAATCGGTATCCCTGATAAAATTCCGGCATCCCGAGCCTATTATAAAGTCGGTATCGGTCTCGATATAGGCCCATTTCCGAGCCGAGCCAAACCGATCCCAGCCTTAATATATCCAAACTTGTACATGGGGGAAATTTCTGTTTCAACTATTCAATATTTCAATTTATCTTCATAATGAACGTTTTCACAATGATAACAAAGATGGATCTACTTTATCTTTAGACAACAAATCAATTATCAATTCCGTAGTTGACGCAGCTACAGAGAATCCCATCTCCACCATTTCTTGAATAAATCCCACAGCCCTTGATGTCTCATTGTTATTGATAAACCCTCGAATGATGGTGTTATATGTCCAATCATTTGGAAAATAGCCTTTCTCTCCCATTTCTCTAAGCAACTTTTCTGCTTTAACCAATTAGTCTCCATTATAGAGTCCACTAATCATTAGAGTATATGTCTTCACATTAGGTTGAACAACTTCTTATGACAAACTAGAGAAAACAACTGTTGCATATTTCAGTTTTCTAGCTTTGCACAAACCTTCAATGATGATCAGTTCTTCTTGGCTAAGGATGTTCTTACCTAAGCTTAGGtatggatttccagtttttatcCACTTTTAGATCACATATTCatatcttaaccattcagtttttaggtcttaatgtatagatcatctgtacaaaatttcagccaaattgatgatcgttaaagcattcaaaactgcaatttacaacaatatacACGAATGGTTCAGGTTCGACAAACttggttcgttcgtgtaaattgcagttttcgttggcttaacgatcatcaatttgtaaAGATTTTGATATTGAGAAGGATATTGTATTCACTCGAATTATTACATAATAGGGTTACAAGCTTTTATACAAGGACTATAGGGTTACAAGCTTTTATACAAGGAGTATACGTCTCCTACTCCACAATTGTAGGACTAATTATGGTAGTACAAATCTGCTAATTAACTTGTGTGATACAGAAGATCATGACAATACAGATTCCAACTCAAGGAGGATTTCCTTCctcaatactccccctcaagttggagtgtATGTTAATTACACCCAACTTGTTCAAAAGTGCTGAAAAGTGCTTCGAACCCAATGGCTTAGTGAACAAATCAGCTGGCTGCTCTTGTGTTCGAATGTGCATGGTTTTAACAAGTCCTCTCTGTACTTTTTCTCATACGACATGGTAGTCAATCTCAATATGTTTTGTACGCTCATGAAAGACTGGATTTGATGCGATATGGATTGCCACTTGATTATCatagaaaagcttgactgcatGCGCATGTTTGACATTCAAATCCCTTAACAAATGTCGAATCCATGTAATCTCATAGCATGTTGTTGCCATGGACCTATACTCCGCTTCTGCACTGGAGCGTGATACAGTTCCTTGCTTCTTGGTTTTCCATGAAATGGGTGCATTACCTAAGAAAATGCAATAGCCCGTAGTCGATCTTCTTGTGTCTTTGCAATGTGCCCAGTCTGCATTACAATACGCCTTGACCTCCAACTGACGAGTAGAAGGCAAGAGGATTCCTTGTCCTGGAGTTTGCTTGACATACCTTAACACCTTGAAAGCGGCCTCTAGGTGAGGTTGTCATGGTCTATCAATAAACTGACTTAGAATATGCACTGCATACACAAGGTCGGGTCTCGTGATTGTTAAATATATGAGTCTCCCAACTAATCGATGATATTGAGATGCATCCTTCAACTCCACTCCTTCACCTTGCGTTAACACCAAGTTTTGATCAACAGGAAATTTGGACGGTTTGGCACCTAGAAAGCCTGCATCCTAAAGGACTTCTAGTGCATACTTCCGTTGGCACAAGGCAATGCCTTGTTTTGATCTCGCCACCTCTATACCAAGAAAGTACCTCACTTGACCCATGTCCTTGAGCTTAAACCGACTTGCAAGAAACTGCTTTGTCGCTATGATATCTTGCAGATTATTTC contains these protein-coding regions:
- the LOC112175958 gene encoding uncharacterized protein LOC112175958, with protein sequence MLHQYGKFLNGVVTLLKLENKPSGLASPSAGYIPLLLRAYEKVKTMGGILMWFLLVSIFHFFCNLEDWRKPRNWQKIFVCGIFSNSMKLWLLRVSVGVRHFTRDSISPSKADLLSIFELLKDVLARVSISEAENLWLMALKFFANQKHYFDKLVEISVRSLTKNGGNEQGFSLSAAIMHFVLQKDGVLHAREIYKRFIPLPHPGPALYRACIELESNLASISDKDSLINARKLYESALKTYDQDLSLWRDYYLMETKVSFSSLQTSTIKRTAISIFNKFVS
- the LOC112175956 gene encoding uncharacterized protein LOC112175956, which translates into the protein MEFQATAARLRPRGTKRPNGGGLVEKQAEGILGIQNDDGTIGEDVEPAAPKLVPWGRKRRRTGCEGILGNQNEGEARAANWCTRAPLDVGKCCHQCKRNCKRRGVQCTRCPERGKRNRYCLPCIRRWYPNTSQEAIAEACPVCRGNCNCTACLRLDARFRRFENRDPKIDEETKLEHSKYLVHQLLPYLKMIRDEQVSEMVVEAKRQGLRDLSELKVDKANCGDGVRMYCNSCSTSIFDFHRTCPGCEYDLCLGCCREIRDGKWNKRAQASTFEWKWRASEDGSILCPPTHMKGCGKHNLELRCLFSQNHVMELVEKAGEIDASYNFLPDRSETCAYKCSCVKPVDDAVCSSSGSSSSSSKLRKAASRVASDSDYLFCPRVGEIQDEDFGHFQWHWKRGEPVIVSNALENGSGLSWEPSVMWRAFRQIKKTNHDSDLTVPAIDCWNWCFIEINLLHFFNGYSNGRSYETGWPQNLKLNDFPSSTEFHNRLPRHGEEFLCCLPFKEYTHPNKGTLNLAIYLPPTSVRPDMGPKTYIAYGFTQELERGDSVTKLHCNMSDAVNILTHSAEVALTTKQLATIEKLKKKHREQDEREIFGNCHTNAGNGSGPQQESAEVCEDGGALWDIFRIQDVPQLEKYIHKHVNEFMHVLCNPLQHVTHAILDQTVYLTVEHKRKLKEEFGIEPWTFVQRLGDAVFIPAGCPHQVRNLKSCFKVALEFVSPENVGECFRLTEEFRTLPTNHRASEDKLEVKKMIVHAVCEAIKEISGENVMVKRARDVKAKRARAPLDVSTICHQCQRNVKGRVVWCTRCVRKRYCIPCIQRWYPNTSEEAIAKACPVCRGNCNCTACLRLDVPVRRLQNLDPKIDKGTKLEHCKYLVHQLLPYLKRIRDEQVIEMLIEAKRQGLRDVSELKVEKANCGEDERMYCNNCSTSIFDFHRSCPECEYDLCLSCCREIRDGRWKKRGMEENAQVSTFEWRASEDGSILWTHMKCCGKHKLELKCKFSQNHVIELVEKAGKIDESYSHLRASSETPAHKCSCVKPVDDAVSSSSSCSMLRKAASRDGSDDNYLFCPRVGQIQDKDFGHFQWHWMRGEPVIVSNALENGSGLSWEPSVMWRAFRKIKKIKHDSELTVHAIDCWDWCFIEINILHFFSGYSNGRRYKTGWPQNLKLNDFPSSTEFHNRLPRHVKEFLCCLPFKEYTHPNKGTLNLAIYLPPTSVKPDMGPKTYIAYGFAQELGRGDSVTKLHCNMSDAVNILTHTAEVPLTTEQLATIEKLKKKHREQDEREIFGNCHTSAGNGSGPQQESAEVCEDGGALWDIFRIQDVPLLEKYIHKHVNEFMHVLCNPLQRVTHAIHDQTVYLTVEHKRKLKEEFGIEPWTFVQKLGDAVFIPAGCPHQVRNLKSCIKVALEFVSPENVGECFRLTEEFRTLPTNHRASEDRLEVKKMIVHAICEAVKEISAENVMTEVVKPRGGARELSQGVRSKSYKM